In Fibrobacter sp. UWB10, one DNA window encodes the following:
- a CDS encoding carbohydrate-binding protein: MDLRNVWNFAGLKKTACMVAGLAAFGLADNPISSYHYLADPGAAADDTYFYVITDSDDPAASNANGYNIKALYGFRTKDMKNWTDFGIIYDARKVDGIGDIWASGIAVNPNDHRLYIVFPDGGGGGIGLIGADSIAGPWTNPVSGNKKLINNWGGGISDCDGIGWCFDPAIFFDDDGTGYFTFGGGSSDSRPANNNNNDIFNIYKLNKDMKGFDVSTKTHLKIGGPKAMEASYIHKYKGKYYLSYSTADLRIAYGMSNNPMGPYEYKGIFMGNPNIGGQNINANNNNHHGIAEFKGHWYVAYHDRRIANGYDGLEKIPADDGKANPVPAFHRSVSVDEFYYNSDGTMKELTFTKEGPKQIENFDPYDWYPALTSSKQKGIRSRSNWSPGKVAEHLLLPLSSKESWIRVSGVDFGTAATGFVVQAASAADGNKIEIHTGSATGTLAGTCTLKNTGNKSTFAENSCEVTGLKGIVENVFLVFKGSQDSTMAIKAWGFEGSGTTPPTPQTPYGDKAVTIPAKIEAENYDVPGTGRGGDVDSYSDNDSENQGDADFRSDLGVDIVLGGTGKAIGYTAAGEWLEYSIVVPEDGSYAIKASASTGMENGASFCLLVDGKAVGDTVKVPQTGEDWSVYEEFDAGSATLTKGEHIVRLVVTGDNVNVDWFSIGETTTGIHQNAKLNVASVSTYDVFDLSGKKIASFKARNMIEASKMWRDGSVKGSEKARGVNLIRNRTSGMVTKIRTTK; the protein is encoded by the coding sequence ATGGATCTTAGGAATGTTTGGAATTTTGCTGGTCTGAAAAAGACCGCTTGTATGGTTGCGGGTCTTGCCGCATTTGGCTTGGCCGACAACCCGATTTCTAGTTATCACTACTTGGCTGACCCAGGTGCTGCCGCCGATGATACTTATTTCTACGTCATTACCGATTCGGATGACCCTGCTGCATCTAATGCCAATGGCTATAATATCAAGGCCCTTTACGGTTTCCGTACCAAGGATATGAAGAACTGGACCGACTTCGGTATCATTTACGACGCGCGTAAGGTGGACGGTATCGGCGATATCTGGGCATCCGGCATTGCGGTGAACCCCAACGACCATAGACTTTACATCGTGTTCCCCGATGGTGGTGGCGGCGGTATCGGCCTTATCGGTGCCGACAGCATTGCCGGCCCCTGGACGAACCCGGTCTCTGGCAACAAGAAACTCATCAACAACTGGGGTGGCGGCATCTCGGATTGCGACGGCATCGGCTGGTGTTTTGACCCGGCAATCTTCTTCGATGACGACGGTACAGGCTACTTCACCTTTGGTGGCGGTAGCAGCGATAGCCGCCCGGCGAACAACAACAATAACGATATCTTCAACATTTACAAGTTGAACAAGGATATGAAGGGCTTCGATGTAAGCACCAAGACTCACCTGAAGATTGGTGGTCCGAAGGCGATGGAAGCCTCGTACATCCACAAGTATAAGGGCAAGTATTACCTCTCTTACAGTACTGCCGATTTGCGTATTGCGTACGGCATGTCCAACAACCCCATGGGTCCCTACGAATACAAGGGAATCTTCATGGGTAACCCGAACATTGGCGGCCAGAACATCAATGCGAACAACAACAACCACCATGGCATTGCCGAATTCAAGGGCCACTGGTATGTCGCTTATCATGACCGCCGCATTGCGAACGGTTACGACGGCTTGGAAAAGATTCCTGCCGATGACGGTAAGGCGAATCCGGTGCCGGCATTCCACCGCAGTGTGAGCGTTGACGAGTTCTACTACAACAGCGACGGCACCATGAAGGAACTGACCTTCACGAAGGAAGGCCCGAAGCAGATTGAAAACTTCGATCCGTACGACTGGTACCCGGCTCTCACGAGTTCCAAGCAGAAGGGCATCCGTAGCCGTTCCAACTGGAGCCCGGGCAAGGTCGCTGAGCACCTGTTGCTCCCGCTTTCTTCCAAGGAATCCTGGATCCGCGTGAGTGGCGTTGACTTTGGTACTGCGGCCACCGGTTTCGTGGTGCAGGCGGCAAGTGCAGCCGACGGCAACAAGATTGAAATCCACACGGGTTCTGCGACGGGTACGCTCGCTGGCACTTGTACCTTGAAGAATACCGGCAACAAGTCGACCTTCGCCGAAAATTCTTGCGAAGTTACTGGCCTCAAGGGCATCGTGGAAAATGTATTCCTGGTGTTCAAGGGTTCTCAGGATTCGACCATGGCCATTAAGGCTTGGGGCTTCGAAGGCAGCGGAACCACTCCGCCGACTCCGCAGACTCCTTATGGCGACAAGGCTGTGACGATTCCGGCCAAGATCGAAGCAGAAAACTATGACGTTCCGGGTACGGGCCGCGGTGGCGATGTCGATTCTTACAGCGACAACGATTCCGAAAATCAGGGCGATGCCGATTTCCGTTCCGACTTGGGTGTCGATATCGTGCTGGGTGGTACCGGCAAGGCTATTGGTTACACCGCTGCTGGCGAATGGTTGGAATACTCGATTGTGGTTCCTGAAGATGGCAGCTACGCTATCAAGGCTTCGGCTTCTACAGGCATGGAAAACGGCGCAAGCTTCTGCCTGCTTGTTGATGGCAAGGCTGTGGGCGATACCGTGAAGGTCCCGCAGACGGGTGAAGACTGGAGCGTTTACGAAGAATTCGATGCTGGTTCTGCTACCCTGACCAAGGGCGAACACATTGTCCGCCTGGTGGTTACCGGTGACAACGTGAACGTGGACTGGTTCTCGATTGGCGAGACGACCACGGGAATTCATCAGAATGCCAAGCTGAATGTTGCCTCTGTTTCGACTTACGACGTGTTCGATTTGAGCGGCAAGAAGATTGCAAGCTTTAAGGCCCGCAACATGATCGAAGCTTCCAAGATGTGGCGCGACGGTTCCGTGAAGGGTTCTGAAAAGGCCCGCGGCGTGAACTTGATTCGTAACCGCACCAGCGGCATGGTGACCAAAATTCGCACCACGAAGTAA
- a CDS encoding sialate O-acetylesterase, protein MDLKKVSEFLTPALWLVGGLMMLASLASAAPNPNFHIYIAYGQSNMAGNGEIVPSVDQATNPKNFLMLASHNANASQRSGKTTQSIKTGEWYPAIPPMFHPFENLSPADYFGRAMVDSLPGVTVGIIPVAIGAVSIKAFDKDQYKAYFSSAASYIQNWAKDYDSNPYQRIVDLGKKAKEVGVIKGFIFHQGETDGSGTEWQNNVYKTYKDIVNALELDENEVPFVAGEMMNDPTGNSGQGSCCSSKNGGIAQLKSKFKKFGLASSQGLKGNGKDPYHFGREGVIELGKRYCSEMLKLIDKTIDPDAPAVNLVDPSQSTVPDEPPEEYGPYGEAPAKIPGTIEVEEYNKGGADKGYYDLSKGNEGGKFRKNDVDIYQPNMGLVVGHCQTGEWLKYTVKVEADGEYEISALVASDNTTGGFELYMDDTRIGEKIVSEGKGFTSFTTVSGGKASLKAGEHELKLEIVGDWIDIDNIEFKAVQSDEPPSGIDAIRLNMTEAESNFNLFDMQGKHVASFNASGMDAAVRMVKEGVKGIRQGVYLVRSAGKMGIKQKVVTYEK, encoded by the coding sequence ATGGACCTTAAAAAAGTCTCTGAATTTTTAACCCCGGCCCTGTGGCTTGTCGGCGGGCTCATGATGCTTGCGTCGCTTGCCAGTGCGGCGCCGAACCCCAATTTCCATATTTATATCGCTTACGGCCAGTCGAACATGGCCGGTAACGGCGAAATCGTGCCTTCCGTGGACCAGGCCACGAATCCCAAGAATTTCTTGATGCTTGCTTCGCACAACGCCAATGCGAGCCAGCGTAGCGGCAAGACGACTCAGTCTATCAAGACGGGCGAATGGTACCCGGCAATCCCGCCGATGTTCCACCCCTTCGAAAATCTTTCCCCGGCGGACTACTTCGGCCGCGCCATGGTCGATTCCCTGCCGGGCGTTACCGTGGGTATTATCCCGGTGGCTATCGGTGCGGTGAGCATCAAGGCTTTCGACAAGGACCAGTACAAGGCTTATTTCAGTTCTGCGGCAAGTTATATCCAGAACTGGGCGAAAGACTACGATTCCAACCCTTACCAGAGAATTGTGGACCTGGGCAAGAAGGCTAAGGAAGTGGGCGTCATCAAGGGCTTTATTTTCCACCAGGGCGAAACCGATGGATCTGGCACCGAATGGCAGAACAATGTATACAAGACCTACAAGGACATTGTAAACGCTCTTGAACTGGACGAAAACGAAGTCCCGTTTGTTGCCGGCGAAATGATGAACGACCCCACGGGTAACTCCGGCCAGGGCAGCTGCTGCAGCTCCAAGAACGGCGGTATTGCGCAGCTGAAGAGCAAGTTCAAGAAGTTCGGTCTGGCTTCTTCTCAGGGGCTGAAGGGTAACGGCAAGGACCCCTACCACTTTGGCCGTGAAGGCGTGATTGAACTCGGCAAGCGTTACTGTTCCGAAATGCTCAAGCTTATTGACAAGACGATTGACCCGGATGCTCCGGCAGTGAACCTGGTTGACCCGAGTCAGTCAACCGTTCCGGACGAACCGCCTGAGGAATATGGTCCGTATGGCGAAGCGCCGGCAAAGATTCCGGGTACCATTGAAGTCGAAGAATACAACAAGGGTGGTGCCGACAAGGGCTACTACGATTTGAGCAAGGGCAACGAAGGCGGCAAGTTCCGCAAGAACGATGTGGACATTTACCAGCCGAACATGGGCCTGGTCGTTGGCCACTGCCAGACGGGTGAATGGCTCAAGTACACCGTGAAGGTGGAAGCCGACGGCGAATACGAAATTTCTGCGCTTGTGGCTAGCGACAATACGACGGGCGGCTTCGAGCTGTATATGGACGATACCCGCATCGGAGAAAAGATCGTGAGCGAAGGCAAGGGCTTTACCAGCTTTACGACGGTGAGCGGCGGCAAGGCTAGCCTGAAGGCGGGCGAGCACGAGCTGAAACTTGAAATCGTAGGCGACTGGATTGATATCGACAATATTGAATTCAAGGCAGTCCAGAGTGACGAGCCTCCGAGCGGGATTGATGCGATTCGCCTGAACATGACCGAAGCTGAAAGCAACTTCAACTTGTTCGATATGCAGGGCAAGCATGTGGCAAGCTTCAATGCCTCAGGCATGGATGCGGCAGTCCGCATGGTCAAGGAAGGTGTCAAGGGTATCCGCCAGGGAGTGTATTTGGTTCGCTCTGCCGGCAAGATGGGCATTAAGCAAAAGGTGGTGACCTATGAAAAGTAA
- a CDS encoding carbohydrate-binding protein, translating into MDVWNVKGLKKAACLVMGLAAFGLADNPISTYHYLADPGAAADDEYFYIITDSDDPAPYNSNGYKIYALYAFRSRDMQNWTDFGIIYDARKVSGINDIWASGIAVHNGTFYIVFPDGGGGGIGYIKAPAIEGPWTNAVGNGKDKLVGGRGIIGCDGVSWCFDPGIFIDDDGTTYVTWGGGESNSRPNTDNFDIVKLNDAKNAPVGNGSHVKVNNLPTRKMLEASYIHKHKGTYYFSYSTGWQQGAPTIDYGTSNNVMGPYTWKGTILGDPSMNGRSINGNNNHHGIAEFKGHSYVVYHDRRIAKGHNGLEIIPADDGQPKPNEGYHRSVSVDEMFYNADGTIKQVVCTNEGPEQIENFDPYDWYPALTSSKQKGIRSRSNFVQGRAAEHVLLPLSTKESWLRVSGVDFGTAATAFKVEAASAGDGNKIEIRTGSATGTLAGTCNLKNTGNKNTYAETTCEVEGLKGIVKQLFLVFKGAQDSTMAVKAWGFEGSGSTPPTPQSPFGGKAWEIPGKIEVENFDEPGVGRGSEIKSYSENDSDDHGIENGGTSYREGTGVDIYKKATGYVVGYNQSGEWLEYTVNVKEDGDYTMYASVATDNSTAGFSLSIDDNKIADVAVSGSSWDDFANVKANVSLKAGEHILRMTVTGDWFDIDYINFVAGKDAPEGTTGLAGDMKLNVAKVAHFDVFDLSGKKVASFTARNMAEASKLWQSGSIQGSEKAQGISLIRNRANGAIAKVRTTK; encoded by the coding sequence ATGGATGTTTGGAATGTGAAAGGCCTGAAGAAGGCCGCGTGTTTGGTCATGGGTTTGGCGGCTTTCGGCCTTGCCGACAACCCGATTTCTACTTACCATTACCTGGCAGACCCGGGTGCTGCCGCTGACGATGAGTACTTCTATATCATCACGGACTCCGATGACCCGGCTCCGTACAATTCTAACGGTTACAAGATTTACGCCCTTTATGCATTCCGCAGTAGGGATATGCAGAACTGGACCGACTTTGGCATTATTTACGATGCCCGTAAGGTAAGCGGCATTAACGACATTTGGGCTTCTGGCATTGCCGTACACAACGGCACGTTCTATATCGTGTTCCCCGATGGCGGTGGCGGCGGCATTGGCTACATCAAGGCTCCTGCAATTGAAGGCCCCTGGACAAACGCCGTGGGTAATGGCAAGGACAAGCTTGTCGGCGGTCGCGGCATCATCGGCTGCGATGGCGTTTCGTGGTGCTTTGACCCGGGTATCTTTATCGATGATGACGGCACGACCTACGTGACGTGGGGCGGCGGCGAAAGCAACAGCCGTCCGAACACCGACAACTTCGATATCGTCAAGCTGAACGATGCGAAGAATGCTCCGGTGGGTAACGGCAGCCACGTGAAGGTGAACAACTTGCCGACCCGCAAGATGCTCGAAGCGTCTTACATCCATAAGCACAAGGGCACTTACTATTTCTCGTACAGTACCGGTTGGCAGCAGGGTGCACCTACCATTGACTACGGTACTTCTAACAACGTAATGGGCCCGTACACTTGGAAGGGCACCATTCTCGGCGACCCGAGCATGAACGGCCGCAGCATCAACGGCAACAACAACCACCATGGTATCGCCGAATTCAAGGGCCACTCTTATGTTGTCTATCATGACCGCCGTATTGCCAAGGGCCACAACGGCCTGGAAATTATTCCGGCCGATGACGGTCAGCCGAAACCGAACGAAGGCTATCACCGTAGCGTTTCCGTAGACGAAATGTTCTACAACGCCGACGGTACAATTAAGCAGGTGGTTTGCACCAACGAAGGTCCGGAACAGATTGAAAACTTCGATCCGTACGATTGGTATCCGGCTCTCACGAGTTCCAAGCAGAAGGGCATTCGCAGCCGCTCTAACTTTGTGCAGGGTAGGGCCGCAGAACATGTATTGCTTCCGCTTTCGACCAAGGAATCTTGGCTGCGCGTTTCGGGTGTTGATTTCGGTACTGCAGCGACGGCCTTCAAGGTTGAAGCCGCAAGCGCTGGCGACGGCAACAAGATTGAAATCCGCACGGGTTCTGCAACGGGTACGCTCGCAGGTACTTGTAACCTCAAGAATACCGGCAACAAGAATACTTATGCCGAAACCACTTGCGAAGTGGAAGGCTTGAAGGGCATTGTAAAGCAGCTGTTCTTGGTGTTCAAGGGCGCTCAGGATTCTACCATGGCTGTTAAGGCCTGGGGCTTCGAAGGCAGTGGCTCGACTCCTCCCACACCGCAGTCTCCGTTCGGCGGCAAGGCTTGGGAAATTCCGGGCAAAATCGAAGTCGAAAACTTCGATGAACCGGGTGTCGGCCGCGGCAGCGAAATCAAGTCTTACAGCGAAAACGATTCCGACGACCATGGCATTGAAAATGGTGGCACGAGCTACCGCGAAGGTACCGGTGTCGATATTTATAAGAAGGCGACCGGCTACGTGGTGGGCTACAACCAGTCTGGCGAATGGCTCGAATACACCGTGAACGTGAAGGAAGATGGCGATTACACCATGTACGCTTCTGTCGCAACGGACAATTCTACCGCTGGATTCTCGCTGTCTATCGATGACAACAAGATTGCCGACGTCGCAGTCTCTGGTTCCAGCTGGGATGACTTTGCCAATGTGAAAGCCAATGTGTCTCTGAAGGCTGGCGAACATATTCTGCGCATGACGGTGACAGGCGACTGGTTCGATATTGACTACATCAACTTCGTTGCAGGCAAGGACGCTCCGGAAGGTACAACTGGCCTGGCTGGCGATATGAAACTGAATGTGGCCAAGGTTGCTCACTTCGACGTGTTTGACTTGAGCGGCAAGAAGGTGGCAAGCTTTACGGCCCGCAACATGGCCGAAGCTTCCAAGCTCTGGCAGAGTGGTTCCATTCAGGGTAGCGAAAAGGCTCAGGGAATTAGCCTGATTCGCAACCGCGCAAACGGTGCAATTGCCAAGGTGCGCACTACCAAATAA
- a CDS encoding DUF4423 domain-containing protein, which translates to MVTFSDISDYRDFLKEYYDRRKAEMPFYSYRMMGDKLGLDSSYLYRVLQKKQHLPAHALPAAKEILDLSGREAEYFDLLFSAAVTKDKAKREELMAKALGLRDVERHSLQAAELKLLENWWIPAVRAYLELNGGVVNVKQISRDLCPPITEAQAQEAIDTLLEVGLVKKMASGKLAITDTHLTAGGPEKKLAVRHFQKEVLALASNALDNIPVDERNISTLTLSVDQSCFDDLGDMLREFRRLVQKRVDSAKNPDRVMQLSMAFYPIARKGGVRTVDSVEGDKRESK; encoded by the coding sequence ATGGTTACGTTTTCTGACATATCGGATTACCGCGACTTCTTGAAGGAGTACTACGATCGTAGAAAAGCTGAAATGCCTTTCTACTCGTACCGCATGATGGGCGATAAGCTGGGCTTGGATTCCAGCTATCTATACCGTGTGTTGCAGAAAAAGCAACATCTGCCGGCTCATGCGCTTCCTGCCGCGAAGGAAATCCTGGATTTGTCCGGCCGTGAGGCCGAATACTTTGACTTGCTGTTCTCCGCAGCAGTAACCAAGGATAAAGCCAAGCGTGAAGAACTGATGGCAAAAGCCCTCGGTCTTAGGGACGTGGAACGCCATAGTCTGCAGGCAGCCGAACTCAAACTGCTCGAAAACTGGTGGATTCCGGCTGTTCGCGCTTACCTTGAACTGAACGGTGGCGTTGTTAACGTAAAACAGATTTCACGCGACTTGTGCCCCCCGATTACCGAGGCTCAAGCACAAGAAGCGATCGATACATTGCTCGAAGTCGGCCTGGTCAAGAAGATGGCTTCGGGTAAACTTGCTATTACGGATACCCATTTGACGGCTGGCGGCCCCGAAAAGAAGCTCGCAGTACGTCATTTCCAGAAAGAAGTGCTCGCTTTGGCTAGCAATGCACTTGACAACATTCCCGTCGATGAAAGAAATATTTCTACTCTTACATTGTCTGTGGATCAGTCTTGCTTCGACGACTTAGGTGATATGCTTAGGGAATTTAGGCGTCTGGTCCAAAAGAGGGTGGACAGTGCCAAGAATCCCGACCGGGTAATGCAGCTTTCGATGGCCTTTTATCCGATTGCACGTAAGGGCGGTGTCCGTACCGTTGATTCTGTGGAGGGCGACAAAAGGGAGTCCAAATGA
- a CDS encoding carbohydrate-binding protein has translation MTIQKIAKSVGLAFGVAGLWSAATAATVNVDVTEEHQVIRGFGGMVHNQWQGGGGLSEADAKLAFGTGDGQIGLNTLRIPVYANSSDFNKEVQAAKYAKKYAGDDFILYATPWTSPYAGANQHMSSSNYQKYVDHLNNFNDYMKNQGVPLYAISISNEPDWCGEWACWSADEIYNFTKGYADKMRKNGAKVISTESFRYDKNLYNKVLNDANALKNWDILGAHFYASEASTGDNFFQYSLADQKNVERWMTEHYTESQGSGNYWRTVMRTGDQANQNKLDTVRAMDVAYEMFRGLAIGNFNQYTWWYIRRCYGLIMEKDFGNKLSIPQNEIGKVSKRGYIMSQYARFIRPGAIRVGATQKPEANLFASAYKSSEGDSVIVVLVNRDYKNTKSVTVNVKGADVESFHVYTTSEAKNAKYEGEVEAKNGSVTITMDPGNTSNKDCIVTLVGVGTPAEPVPREPFGGKAVELPGKIEAENFDVPGTGKENKTYYDSDSENHACTDEDKTAECSKVREDTGVDIYKKSSGAVVVGHNQAGEWLEYTVNVKEAGEYTMTASVATANSDPGFTLSIDGKSLAEVPVSGSSWDEFKDVTAKVTLPAGEHILRLEVTTSWFDIDYLKFEKPCDDCNTTIAGASLSLPTEAENYRIFDINGSYLGMVKASSMPELRTNAANLVKRGGAYLAKSMNGRTKLIQVTK, from the coding sequence ATGACAATCCAAAAAATTGCAAAGAGTGTGGGTCTCGCCTTTGGAGTGGCGGGCCTATGGAGCGCGGCAACGGCGGCAACCGTCAATGTTGACGTGACTGAAGAGCATCAGGTTATCCGTGGTTTCGGTGGCATGGTGCATAACCAGTGGCAAGGCGGTGGCGGACTTTCCGAAGCCGATGCTAAGCTTGCATTCGGTACGGGCGATGGCCAGATTGGCCTGAATACGCTGCGTATTCCGGTGTATGCAAATTCCAGTGACTTCAACAAGGAAGTTCAGGCCGCAAAGTATGCCAAAAAGTACGCCGGCGACGATTTTATCTTGTATGCAACGCCGTGGACTTCTCCGTATGCGGGTGCAAACCAGCACATGTCTTCTTCGAACTACCAGAAGTACGTGGACCACCTGAACAACTTCAACGATTACATGAAGAACCAGGGCGTTCCCCTGTACGCCATCTCCATCAGTAACGAACCGGACTGGTGCGGTGAATGGGCTTGCTGGAGCGCTGACGAAATCTACAACTTCACCAAGGGCTATGCCGATAAGATGCGCAAGAACGGCGCCAAGGTGATTTCGACGGAATCTTTCCGCTACGACAAGAACCTTTACAACAAGGTGCTGAACGATGCTAACGCCCTCAAGAACTGGGATATTCTCGGTGCGCACTTCTACGCCTCTGAAGCTTCTACCGGCGATAATTTCTTCCAGTATAGCCTTGCTGACCAGAAGAATGTGGAACGCTGGATGACGGAACACTACACCGAAAGCCAGGGCAGTGGTAACTACTGGCGTACCGTGATGCGTACCGGTGACCAGGCGAACCAAAACAAGTTGGATACCGTGCGCGCTATGGACGTGGCTTACGAAATGTTCCGCGGACTTGCCATCGGTAACTTCAATCAGTACACTTGGTGGTACATCCGTCGTTGCTATGGCCTGATTATGGAAAAGGACTTTGGCAACAAGCTCAGCATTCCGCAGAACGAAATCGGTAAGGTTTCTAAGCGCGGTTACATTATGAGCCAGTACGCTCGATTCATCCGTCCGGGTGCAATCCGCGTGGGTGCTACTCAAAAGCCCGAAGCCAACTTGTTCGCTAGCGCTTACAAGAGCTCCGAAGGCGACTCTGTGATTGTGGTGCTTGTGAACCGCGATTACAAGAATACCAAGAGTGTGACGGTGAACGTGAAGGGTGCCGATGTGGAATCCTTCCACGTGTATACCACGAGTGAAGCTAAGAATGCGAAGTATGAAGGCGAAGTCGAAGCCAAGAACGGTTCTGTGACCATTACCATGGATCCGGGTAACACGAGCAATAAGGACTGCATTGTGACGCTCGTGGGTGTTGGTACTCCGGCGGAACCTGTGCCGCGCGAACCGTTTGGCGGCAAGGCTGTGGAACTCCCGGGCAAGATTGAAGCCGAAAACTTTGACGTTCCGGGTACCGGCAAGGAAAACAAGACCTATTACGACTCCGATTCCGAAAACCATGCTTGCACCGACGAAGACAAGACGGCCGAATGCTCCAAGGTTCGTGAAGATACGGGCGTCGATATTTACAAGAAGTCCTCTGGCGCTGTCGTAGTGGGCCATAACCAGGCTGGCGAATGGCTCGAATATACTGTGAACGTGAAGGAAGCCGGCGAATACACGATGACCGCTTCTGTTGCGACTGCCAATTCGGATCCGGGCTTTACGCTTTCGATCGATGGCAAGTCCCTGGCCGAGGTTCCGGTTTCCGGTTCCAGCTGGGATGAATTTAAGGATGTCACGGCCAAGGTGACGCTCCCTGCCGGCGAACACATTCTCCGCCTGGAAGTGACGACTTCTTGGTTTGACATTGACTACCTCAAGTTCGAAAAGCCCTGCGATGACTGCAATACGACTATTGCTGGCGCTAGCTTGAGCTTGCCGACCGAAGCTGAAAACTACCGCATTTTCGATATCAACGGAAGCTACCTCGGTATGGTTAAGGCATCGAGCATGCCGGAACTCCGTACCAATGCGGCTAACCTTGTGAAGCGCGGTGGCGCCTACCTGGCTAAGTCTATGAATGGTCGTACCAAGCTCATTCAGGTGACTAAATAA
- a CDS encoding sialate O-acetylesterase: MDIKKISEFLTPALWLAGGLMMLATVANAAPDPNFHIYIAYGQSNMEGNATNFDKNVDGKEHPRVKMFATTSCSNLGRPTVGEMYPAVPPMFKCNQGLSPADWFGRHMADSLPDVTIGIIPVAQGGTSIRLFDPDDYKNYLNSAESWLKNGAKAYGDDGNAMGRIIEVAKKAQEKGVIKGIIFHQGETDGGMSNWEQIVKKTYEYMLTQLGLKAEETPFVAGEMVDGGSCAGFNSRVHNLSKYIVNFGVASSKGYGSKGDGLHFTVEGYRGMGQRYAQEMLKLVNVTPVDPEPQTPFKGEALAIPGKIEVEDFDIPGKGRNEDGTTNDSYSDDSENHGDSDYRKDTGVDLYKKATGIAAGYNTTGDWLEWTVNVAEAGDYTAAASVATDGTGSFTLSIDGKSIGEFTVTGSSYDDFTEVKQKVTLPAGKHILRMDVTQQYFDIDYISFSTEQNPCDGCEAPCADCNTKIADVRLNMPTEAENFRLFDMNGTYLGVVRATGKAELRKNAASLVKRGGSYMAKSMNGRTMMIQVAK; this comes from the coding sequence ATGGATATCAAGAAGATTTCCGAGTTTTTGACCCCGGCCCTTTGGCTTGCGGGTGGGCTGATGATGCTTGCGACCGTTGCAAATGCAGCACCGGACCCGAACTTCCACATTTACATTGCGTATGGCCAGTCCAACATGGAAGGCAATGCGACGAACTTTGACAAGAATGTCGACGGTAAGGAACATCCTCGCGTAAAGATGTTCGCAACGACGTCTTGCAGTAACCTTGGTCGCCCGACAGTGGGCGAGATGTACCCGGCAGTGCCTCCGATGTTCAAGTGCAACCAGGGCCTTTCTCCGGCAGACTGGTTTGGCCGCCATATGGCAGACTCCCTGCCCGATGTGACAATCGGTATTATTCCGGTGGCGCAGGGCGGCACGAGTATCCGCCTGTTCGACCCCGATGACTACAAGAATTATCTTAATTCTGCCGAAAGCTGGCTGAAGAACGGTGCCAAGGCTTACGGTGACGATGGTAACGCCATGGGCCGTATTATCGAAGTGGCCAAGAAGGCTCAAGAAAAAGGCGTCATCAAGGGCATTATCTTCCACCAGGGCGAAACCGATGGCGGCATGAGCAATTGGGAACAGATTGTCAAGAAGACTTACGAATACATGCTCACGCAGCTGGGCCTTAAAGCAGAAGAAACCCCGTTTGTCGCCGGCGAAATGGTGGACGGCGGTTCTTGCGCGGGCTTTAACAGCCGCGTGCACAATCTTTCCAAGTACATCGTCAACTTTGGCGTGGCAAGCTCCAAGGGCTACGGAAGCAAGGGCGACGGCCTCCACTTTACCGTAGAAGGCTACCGCGGCATGGGTCAGCGTTACGCCCAGGAAATGCTCAAGCTTGTGAATGTGACTCCGGTGGATCCTGAACCGCAGACTCCGTTCAAGGGAGAAGCTCTTGCGATTCCGGGCAAGATTGAGGTCGAAGATTTCGATATTCCGGGTAAGGGCCGGAACGAAGACGGTACCACCAACGATTCTTACAGCGACGATAGCGAAAACCACGGCGATTCCGACTACCGCAAGGATACCGGCGTAGACCTTTACAAGAAGGCTACCGGAATTGCCGCTGGCTACAACACTACCGGCGACTGGCTCGAATGGACTGTCAATGTTGCCGAAGCAGGCGATTACACCGCTGCAGCTTCTGTTGCTACCGACGGTACGGGTTCCTTTACGCTCTCTATCGATGGCAAGTCCATTGGCGAATTTACGGTCACGGGTTCTAGCTACGATGATTTCACCGAAGTCAAGCAGAAGGTGACTCTCCCGGCCGGTAAGCATATCCTGCGCATGGATGTGACGCAGCAATACTTTGATATCGACTACATCAGCTTCTCGACGGAGCAGAATCCTTGCGATGGTTGCGAAGCACCTTGTGCCGATTGCAACACAAAGATTGCCGACGTGCGTCTGAACATGCCGACCGAAGCCGAAAACTTCCGCCTTTTCGACATGAACGGTACCTATCTTGGCGTGGTCCGCGCAACGGGCAAGGCGGAACTCCGCAAGAATGCCGCAAGCCTGGTCAAGCGAGGAGGATCCTACATGGCGAAGTCCATGAACGGCCGCACGATGATGATTCAGGTGGCAAAATAG